The genomic DNA CAGTGCGTCCGCTGATTGGTATGGGGGGCGATCTGATTGTGCCGCGCCTGGTGCCGGGACTGGAGGGGCAGGAAGGAACGGGTAAAAAGATTGCCGATCGCCGCAAGGAATTAATCCTGAACAAATTTGGCTCCCACCTAGAAGCTACTCCGGGCGCAAGGGAATTGGTACAGCGAATGAAAGCGGATCATCTGCATCTAATTATTGCCAGCTCTTCATCAGAACAGGAAATGGATGTGCTGCTCAAGGCGGCTCACGTCGAGGATTTGCTGGACGAGTTCACGACCTCCAGCGACGCAGAAAATTCCAAGCCTGCGCCAGATATTGTGGAAGTCGCGCTCGAAAAGGCAGACCTGGAAGCCGATCGCACCATCATGTTAGGCGATACTCCCTACGATGTAGAGTCGGCAGGGAAAGCAGGAGTAGGCGTGATTGCCTTTCGCACAGGTGGTTTCAGCGATGAAGATCTGTCGGGCGCGAT from Leptolyngbya ohadii IS1 includes the following:
- a CDS encoding HAD family hydrolase → MPLDGVILDVDGTLVLSNDAHTQAWVEAFSDYGYEVSFDAVRPLIGMGGDLIVPRLVPGLEGQEGTGKKIADRRKELILNKFGSHLEATPGARELVQRMKADHLHLIIASSSSEQEMDVLLKAAHVEDLLDEFTTSSDAENSKPAPDIVEVALEKADLEADRTIMLGDTPYDVESAGKAGVGVIAFRTGGFSDEDLSGAIAIYDSPADLLQHYEESPLAQASR